In Thalassotalea fonticola, a single genomic region encodes these proteins:
- a CDS encoding sensor histidine kinase, with protein MKRQFIKLFLLILVSLVFISWLTESFIEREQVRSASIDISSLAGIIGRNSDQSLNLSSGRVIAISKLTWPDDIKDKLSRGEVVSLSNIDNQVFYYWLFAGDNQQVVELGPFALEQDESNLYLSLTVLFYSVFALVLFIWLWPVFSDVRQLIELTNLFSKKRQKIRSSIKSTSVMSPLADSVESMSRQIVRFLSLQRFLASSISHDIRTPLARIGFLLAMTNPENINESKDRIEKELDEIDRLTDDFIELARIEEFHYQLNIQAQNLQPWLVELIEKIQHGTTISINIAVEDEVLIAHDAKFLQRAVQNLLANAVKYAEQQVNVTVCQVEKQLEIRVEDDGTGINPEEQERLTGLYERGKSSKNGGSGYGIGLAFVNVITEWHGGNVTIKKSALLNGACISVFLPNS; from the coding sequence ATGAAACGTCAGTTTATTAAGCTGTTTTTACTCATATTAGTAAGCCTGGTATTTATATCCTGGTTGACTGAAAGTTTTATTGAGCGTGAACAAGTTCGCTCAGCATCGATTGATATTAGTTCATTAGCAGGCATTATTGGCCGCAATTCTGATCAATCACTTAATTTATCAAGTGGTAGGGTGATAGCCATCAGCAAGCTTACCTGGCCAGACGATATTAAAGATAAATTGAGCCGTGGCGAAGTTGTCTCACTAAGTAATATTGACAATCAGGTGTTTTATTACTGGTTATTTGCAGGTGATAACCAGCAAGTTGTCGAACTTGGGCCATTTGCGTTGGAACAAGATGAGAGCAATCTTTATCTTAGCTTAACAGTGCTGTTTTATAGCGTCTTTGCGCTGGTATTATTCATTTGGTTATGGCCAGTTTTTAGTGACGTGCGACAACTTATTGAATTAACCAATTTATTTTCAAAAAAGCGGCAAAAAATTCGCAGTTCTATTAAATCTACCTCGGTGATGTCGCCATTAGCCGACAGTGTTGAGAGTATGTCTCGACAAATTGTTCGGTTTTTATCATTACAACGTTTTCTCGCCAGTTCTATTTCACACGATATCCGTACTCCGTTAGCTCGCATTGGTTTTTTATTAGCGATGACAAACCCGGAAAATATCAACGAATCAAAAGACAGAATTGAAAAAGAGCTGGACGAAATAGACCGGCTTACCGATGATTTTATCGAGCTGGCTAGAATCGAAGAGTTTCATTATCAATTGAACATTCAAGCGCAAAATTTACAACCTTGGCTAGTGGAATTAATAGAAAAAATACAACATGGCACCACAATTAGTATAAATATTGCCGTAGAAGATGAAGTGTTAATTGCTCACGATGCAAAATTTTTACAACGCGCAGTGCAAAACTTACTGGCTAATGCGGTTAAATACGCTGAACAACAAGTAAATGTTACGGTTTGCCAGGTTGAAAAACAATTAGAGATACGAGTTGAAGATGACGGTACCGGCATAAATCCTGAAGAACAAGAGCGACTTACCGGCTTGTATGAACGCGGGAAATCGTCAAAAAATGGTGGTAGTGGTTACGGAATTGGTCTGGCATTTGTTAATGTAATTACCGAATGGCATGGTGGTAATGTGACCATTAAAAAATCAGCGTTGTTAAATGGCGCCTGTATCTCTGTTTTTTTACCTAACAGTTAA
- a CDS encoding sensor histidine kinase yields the protein MNHEKWLITGLSSIVVVIMALIAALTLSLNWSLLAISTTLFVVMHPLIWLAWRCYWFWCQSIMQLTTYTQMLKEGEQNLHLKKSHKDNLLTELQNEVEALALVKSTQNAQSTSLSHLLSGMLDSWSVPVCLFDQQLKLTYRNSAMNEQLQQPMLVGSKATELGFTLENGQLSHPKFADNWQCQSINYLHLSEKHWLFSALDISQLLHKNQSVTQQNLIRVLGHELRNSLTPMSSMTDTLLGSEHLDEQRTRLVLTRIHQRSERLLSFVGQYSKLAQLPPPKIKWFNIHDVLAEATAMIDESNCEIDFKGNEQCFGDVEQITQVMINLLKNSQEACEHTTTKINFKAYYHQQEQVLELTDNGPGFANLSNVLTPFYTTKKHGSGIGLSLCAEIIRNHGGQLTVANQDIQGAKIFMSWPLAETET from the coding sequence ATGAATCATGAAAAATGGCTTATTACGGGCCTAAGCTCAATCGTTGTCGTAATTATGGCGCTTATTGCGGCATTAACGCTAAGTTTAAACTGGAGTTTATTGGCGATAAGTACCACCTTATTTGTCGTCATGCACCCTCTTATTTGGCTGGCGTGGCGTTGTTATTGGTTTTGGTGTCAAAGTATCATGCAGCTCACTACCTATACGCAAATGCTAAAAGAGGGCGAGCAAAACTTACATTTAAAAAAATCTCACAAAGACAATTTACTGACTGAATTACAAAATGAAGTTGAAGCATTAGCTTTGGTAAAATCAACGCAAAATGCTCAAAGTACCAGCTTGTCGCATTTACTCTCTGGCATGCTGGATTCATGGTCGGTGCCTGTTTGTTTATTCGATCAACAGCTTAAATTAACCTATCGAAATTCAGCCATGAATGAGCAACTACAACAGCCGATGTTAGTAGGCAGTAAGGCAACTGAATTGGGTTTCACCTTAGAAAATGGCCAATTAAGCCACCCCAAATTTGCTGATAACTGGCAATGCCAAAGCATCAATTACTTGCACCTAAGCGAGAAACATTGGCTGTTTTCAGCATTGGATATTTCTCAGCTGCTGCACAAAAATCAAAGCGTTACGCAACAAAACCTGATCAGAGTATTGGGCCACGAGCTGCGTAATTCATTAACTCCGATGTCTTCCATGACAGATACTTTACTTGGCAGTGAGCACTTAGATGAACAACGTACCCGCTTAGTGTTAACAAGAATACATCAGCGTAGCGAGCGACTACTGTCGTTTGTTGGTCAATACAGCAAGCTTGCCCAATTGCCGCCACCAAAAATAAAATGGTTCAATATTCACGATGTGCTAGCTGAAGCGACTGCGATGATAGACGAAAGTAATTGTGAAATAGATTTTAAAGGCAATGAACAATGCTTCGGCGACGTCGAACAAATTACCCAAGTGATGATTAATTTATTAAAAAATTCGCAAGAAGCGTGCGAACATACAACGACTAAAATAAATTTCAAAGCTTATTATCACCAACAAGAACAAGTGCTTGAATTAACAGACAACGGTCCCGGCTTTGCCAATTTAAGCAACGTACTAACGCCATTTTATACCACCAAAAAGCATGGTTCAGGCATTGGCTTATCGTTATGTGCCGAAATCATTCGCAACCATGGTGGACAATTAACCGTAGCAAACCAAGACATTCAAGGGGCCAAAATATTTATGTCTTGGCCGCTAGCCGAAACTGAAACTTGA
- a CDS encoding sigma-54-dependent transcriptional regulator, which yields MNTANNNTRSNANNATVLIADDDEDIRLALDLLLSANGFKVIEASDAKQVVLQTQRQKPDLVLLDMNFSRDTTSGQEGLDILKQLQQSNIPVILMTAWGSIELAVKGLQQGACDFIEKPWNKAKLLNSISQQLSHNRLKQEHQGYRQLLSSKPQSKLQNKNWIAESAAMQAIEQLVMQIAPTDANVLILGENGTGKSLLAERIHQLSSREDNPFIAVNMAAIPDNLFESELFGHQKGAFTDAKQHRVGRFQLAEQGSLFLDEIGSLPLNLQPKLLRVLETGHYEILGSSQTEHANVRLISATNANLNQLLKDGEFRQDLLYRLNTLVITMPPLRERLADMQPLSENFLQHFGQKYQKSSLTLSSGALKKLQQHSWPGNIRELSHVIERAVLLATTTEIGIQQLLLDTTDIESTGVTLQPLEQAEQQLIEKAMQVTNGQVIEAAKILDISRNALYRRLEKFNIHYE from the coding sequence TTGAATACTGCCAACAACAACACTCGAAGCAATGCCAACAACGCCACCGTATTAATTGCCGATGACGATGAAGATATTCGTTTAGCACTAGACTTATTACTTAGTGCCAATGGTTTTAAAGTCATTGAAGCCAGTGATGCCAAACAAGTGGTGTTACAAACTCAACGACAAAAGCCCGATTTGGTGCTACTTGATATGAACTTTAGTCGCGACACAACCAGCGGCCAAGAAGGTCTGGACATTTTAAAACAACTGCAACAAAGTAATATTCCGGTTATATTAATGACCGCTTGGGGCAGCATAGAATTAGCGGTAAAAGGCTTACAACAAGGTGCCTGCGATTTTATCGAAAAACCTTGGAATAAAGCAAAGCTACTAAACAGTATTAGCCAGCAGTTAAGTCATAATCGTTTAAAACAAGAACACCAAGGTTATCGACAACTTTTAAGCAGTAAGCCACAGAGCAAACTACAAAATAAAAATTGGATAGCAGAATCAGCAGCAATGCAAGCTATCGAGCAGTTAGTGATGCAAATAGCACCAACCGACGCCAATGTTCTTATTTTGGGTGAAAACGGCACCGGAAAATCTTTGTTAGCCGAACGCATTCATCAATTATCAAGCCGAGAAGATAATCCGTTTATTGCGGTAAATATGGCTGCCATTCCAGATAACCTGTTTGAAAGTGAATTATTTGGTCATCAAAAAGGCGCCTTTACCGATGCCAAACAACACCGGGTTGGCCGCTTTCAATTGGCCGAGCAAGGCAGCTTGTTTCTCGATGAAATTGGCTCATTACCATTAAACCTACAACCGAAATTATTAAGAGTACTGGAAACAGGTCATTATGAAATATTGGGGTCAAGCCAGACAGAGCACGCTAACGTCAGGTTAATTAGTGCGACCAATGCCAATTTAAATCAACTACTTAAAGATGGCGAGTTCCGCCAAGATTTGTTGTACCGGTTAAACACCTTAGTGATCACCATGCCGCCACTGCGTGAACGATTAGCTGACATGCAACCATTGAGTGAAAACTTTCTCCAGCACTTTGGCCAAAAGTATCAAAAATCAAGCTTAACACTTAGCTCAGGCGCATTAAAAAAACTGCAGCAGCATAGCTGGCCCGGCAATATCAGAGAGCTGAGCCATGTGATTGAGCGTGCCGTACTATTAGCAACAACGACAGAAATAGGCATACAACAACTCCTCCTAGATACAACCGATATCGAAAGTACAGGAGTTACCCTACAACCCCTTGAACAAGCTGAGCAGCAACTTATAGAAAAGGCGATGCAAGTAACAAATGGGCAAGTAATAGAAGCCGCAAAAATACTCGATATATCGCGAAATGCCTTATACCGACGCCTGGAAAAATTTAATATTCACTATGAGTAA
- a CDS encoding FtsX-like permease family protein — protein MSLYKKAFYHGIARVFALPRLSLPLILTLGLTLGAVLSVTAISSTLLYQPLQGVPNEAKLQTYEYRFKMSDTLSVSYWNMNRLAAFGQQFADLGEWAGISPTEQDVEINNGIYPTTRFEASDNILQVLGTRLLLGDDVSIAAPQKYVWISESLWQYAYAGAESVIGKQLNVNNQSFIIAGVIEDVMAIKSNEAILPQQVWFIKNLTTVATQEDNVGNISNEIDFLIVKSTNGEAVLPTIAQTDEWLNNYTTANVDSDNLQMFLNFLNNTNKDVIVAPYRSNMLGETEGLIIALFCASLGLLLMATLNLLNLFIAHYQSRTKEFSIQLSLGASLLKVRLLVLLENLPSFLLAATAGLLVTGWALKSLPLIAGDSLPMIDSIGLNGVTIATSFAIIVLLSILFSALALVDIDKKALANNLNSSGKGIQAQSNQWLSRVLMVLQLSIASMLLTASVMITLQSYQSVYQDLGYDIGNSYNVSLTIADEEYVAKLQDYEQYKQNEISTLLHDVSTTIETNITDSKVIIADNGPLSDSLRVQVFLNENNNNERVIFQVRSLSADFFSTFNIKMLAGSNLTQEQIDNDEERIVIDQNMATTMFPTLSNEEIIGKTIQISPVSDTPVRIITGIVANTISQTGIADPLGLPVVYSHRIDTGGTLQFTVMMPEGQRVTSEMIDSELKRKFPRLSNLQVMPVVEIWQQQTLNQRVSLWVVLTLTSLTLLLAAIGVAGLTQMTTNHRKYELAVRMATGAKQSRLVRFILKDALWMLVIGLGLGFIISVVGYQQIQQQLEMLPEFNWLAMTALDSGLIAIVVLSVLMPAWRVIRSDPMQALREE, from the coding sequence ATGAGCTTATACAAAAAAGCCTTCTATCATGGCATAGCAAGAGTTTTTGCTTTACCAAGGCTTAGTCTTCCACTGATCTTAACCTTAGGCCTGACTTTAGGCGCAGTGTTAAGTGTTACCGCTATTTCATCAACCTTGCTGTACCAGCCATTACAAGGTGTACCAAACGAGGCTAAATTACAAACTTATGAATATCGTTTCAAGATGTCAGACACCTTAAGTGTGTCGTATTGGAATATGAACCGTTTAGCTGCATTTGGTCAACAGTTTGCCGATCTTGGTGAATGGGCAGGTATCTCCCCGACAGAGCAAGATGTTGAAATAAACAATGGCATATATCCGACAACCAGGTTTGAAGCATCAGATAACATTTTACAAGTATTAGGCACGCGCTTATTACTAGGCGATGATGTTAGCATTGCTGCGCCTCAAAAGTATGTGTGGATCTCAGAGAGTCTTTGGCAATATGCCTACGCGGGTGCAGAATCAGTAATAGGTAAACAACTGAACGTAAATAATCAGTCGTTTATTATTGCCGGTGTTATTGAAGATGTAATGGCAATAAAGAGTAACGAGGCCATTTTGCCACAACAAGTTTGGTTTATAAAAAACCTTACCACTGTTGCCACGCAAGAAGATAATGTTGGTAATATCAGTAATGAAATTGATTTCCTGATCGTTAAAAGTACCAATGGCGAAGCCGTGTTACCAACCATTGCGCAAACTGATGAATGGTTAAACAACTACACCACCGCAAATGTTGACAGTGATAATCTACAAATGTTTTTAAACTTTCTCAACAATACTAACAAAGACGTTATTGTTGCACCTTATCGCAGCAATATGCTGGGTGAGACTGAAGGGTTAATTATTGCACTGTTTTGCGCTTCCCTTGGTTTACTCCTTATGGCGACTTTAAATTTATTAAATCTTTTTATCGCGCATTATCAAAGCCGTACTAAAGAATTTTCTATCCAATTAAGTTTAGGTGCAAGTTTATTGAAAGTTAGATTGCTAGTATTGCTTGAAAACTTACCAAGTTTTTTACTTGCTGCTACTGCGGGTTTATTAGTAACTGGTTGGGCCCTAAAAAGCTTACCATTAATTGCCGGTGACAGTTTACCAATGATTGATAGCATAGGACTAAATGGCGTCACTATCGCTACATCGTTTGCCATTATAGTGCTATTAAGCATACTGTTTAGCGCTCTCGCCTTAGTTGATATTGATAAAAAAGCATTAGCAAATAACCTGAACAGTAGTGGTAAAGGTATTCAAGCGCAGAGTAATCAATGGTTAAGTCGAGTGCTAATGGTACTGCAACTATCTATAGCCTCTATGTTATTAACGGCTTCGGTGATGATCACCCTGCAAAGCTATCAATCGGTATATCAAGACTTAGGTTATGACATTGGTAACTCTTACAATGTTTCTTTGACGATTGCCGATGAAGAATATGTTGCTAAGTTGCAGGATTACGAACAATACAAGCAAAACGAAATAAGCACACTGCTGCACGATGTTAGTACTACGATCGAAACTAACATTACTGACAGTAAGGTTATCATAGCAGACAATGGGCCTCTTTCTGACTCGTTGCGAGTTCAAGTATTTCTAAATGAAAACAATAATAACGAGCGTGTAATTTTTCAGGTCAGAAGTTTAAGTGCCGACTTTTTTAGTACCTTCAATATTAAAATGCTCGCCGGGTCCAATTTAACCCAGGAGCAAATTGACAATGACGAAGAACGCATCGTGATTGATCAGAACATGGCAACAACCATGTTCCCAACCTTATCTAATGAAGAAATTATTGGCAAAACCATTCAGATAAGCCCTGTCAGTGACACTCCAGTAAGGATAATAACGGGTATTGTCGCCAATACCATAAGCCAAACCGGCATTGCCGACCCGTTAGGATTACCTGTGGTTTATTCACATCGCATAGACACCGGAGGAACGTTACAATTTACGGTGATGATGCCTGAGGGGCAAAGAGTAACAAGCGAGATGATCGATAGTGAACTGAAACGAAAATTTCCACGTTTGAGTAACTTACAAGTGATGCCAGTCGTTGAAATTTGGCAACAACAAACACTTAATCAACGAGTGAGCTTATGGGTGGTACTCACCTTGACATCATTAACATTACTATTAGCCGCTATTGGGGTTGCCGGGTTAACGCAAATGACCACCAATCATCGTAAATATGAACTGGCAGTACGCATGGCAACCGGTGCTAAACAGTCGCGTTTAGTGCGCTTTATTTTAAAAGATGCGTTATGGATGTTAGTAATAGGCCTTGGTTTAGGCTTTATTATTTCAGTTGTTGGTTATCAGCAAATTCAACAACAACTGGAAATGCTGCCTGAATTTAATTGGTTGGCAATGACCGCATTAGATAGTGGCTTAATTGCTATTGTAGTGTTGTCTGTACTGATGCCGGCTTGGCGGGTAATTCGCTCTGATCCTATGCAAGCATTGCGTGAAGAGTAA
- a CDS encoding ABC transporter ATP-binding protein codes for MKKVVEMNNVHKRYDGQQIETHALQGVSLEIHQGEFVAITGPSGCGKSTLLSIMGLMDSASEGEYQIADINTAGLKVDQRTQIRNQHIGYVFQSFNLIDSLTVFENVALPLEHRNVNKTEIKQRVEEVLTQVDMWHRQNYRPNQLSGGQQQRIAIARALVGKPDLILVDEPTGNLDSKNGDQVMALLEQLNKDGSTIVMVTHDTRYSQCANRQIQLLDGQIVTEQKLRGVA; via the coding sequence ATGAAAAAAGTAGTTGAAATGAACAATGTACACAAACGTTACGACGGCCAACAAATAGAAACTCATGCATTGCAAGGCGTTTCACTTGAAATTCACCAAGGCGAGTTTGTTGCAATTACCGGCCCTTCAGGCTGTGGTAAGTCAACGTTATTATCAATTATGGGGTTAATGGACAGTGCCAGTGAAGGAGAATATCAAATAGCCGACATTAACACTGCCGGACTTAAAGTTGACCAACGTACGCAAATTAGAAACCAGCACATAGGTTATGTTTTTCAATCATTCAATTTAATTGACAGCTTGACTGTATTTGAAAACGTTGCCCTGCCGCTTGAGCACAGAAACGTTAACAAAACCGAAATAAAACAACGGGTTGAAGAAGTACTTACGCAAGTAGATATGTGGCATCGACAAAATTACCGCCCTAACCAGTTATCTGGTGGTCAACAACAACGTATTGCCATTGCTCGTGCATTAGTCGGTAAGCCAGATCTTATCTTAGTGGATGAACCAACCGGTAACCTGGACAGTAAAAATGGTGATCAAGTAATGGCATTGCTTGAGCAATTAAACAAAGATGGCTCAACCATTGTAATGGTAACGCACGACACCCGTTACTCACAATGTGCAAACCGTCAAATTCAGTTACTTGATGGCCAAATAGTAACAGAGCAAAAGTTAAGAGGTGTAGCATGA